A portion of the Treponema rectale genome contains these proteins:
- a CDS encoding alpha/beta fold hydrolase has product MNYQKEQIVMSDSNINVFHSWIPDGDVKACVVLSHGMTEHAFRYDALAKKFCSKGIAFFGEDHRGHGETAALAEKNGSGMFGYLSDKDGFLRVVKDIHEEVCLVRKRYPQKKVFILGHSFGSFITQCFIENFGNDVDGAIICGSAGPRPLTIAAARTIGNIIKIFTGKKSISRLMGKVAFGSYNARIKKPCPEFAWLSRNNAEIEKYEKDPWCGFDCTIGFYCDLFNGLGMIHKKKAMKKIPRTLPVYLIAGTADPVGSYSKTVSSLFKIYHKNGIEDLSISLWKDCRHELYNEINGEEIMDDSVNWVSEHIE; this is encoded by the coding sequence ATGAACTATCAGAAAGAGCAGATCGTAATGAGCGACTCAAATATCAATGTATTTCACAGCTGGATTCCGGACGGAGATGTAAAAGCCTGCGTCGTATTAAGTCACGGAATGACGGAGCATGCTTTCCGATATGATGCCCTCGCAAAAAAATTCTGTTCTAAAGGAATTGCTTTTTTTGGTGAAGACCACAGGGGACACGGAGAAACTGCTGCACTTGCAGAAAAAAATGGAAGCGGAATGTTCGGGTATCTTTCTGATAAGGACGGTTTTCTGAGGGTAGTAAAGGATATTCATGAGGAAGTCTGTCTTGTCAGAAAACGTTATCCTCAAAAGAAAGTTTTTATTCTCGGCCATAGTTTCGGTTCTTTTATAACCCAGTGTTTTATTGAAAATTTCGGAAATGATGTAGACGGCGCTATAATCTGTGGAAGTGCAGGACCAAGACCGCTTACAATCGCAGCTGCCAGAACTATAGGAAACATCATTAAAATATTTACTGGAAAAAAATCGATATCACGGCTTATGGGAAAAGTTGCGTTCGGTTCTTATAATGCACGTATAAAAAAGCCCTGTCCGGAATTTGCATGGCTGTCCAGAAATAATGCTGAAATTGAAAAATATGAAAAAGATCCCTGGTGCGGATTTGACTGTACCATCGGATTTTACTGTGACTTATTTAACGGGCTCGGAATGATTCACAAAAAAAAGGCAATGAAGAAAATCCCGCGTACTCTTCCTGTTTATCTCATTGCAGGTACTGCAGATCCTGTAGGTTCTTATTCAAAAACAGTAAGTTCCCTGTTTAAGATTTATCATAAAAACGGTATAGAAGATCTCAGTATAAGTCTTTGGAAAGACTGCAGGCATGAACTTTATAATGAAATCAACGGTGAAGAAATTATGGATGACAGCGTAAACTGGGTAAGTGAACACATTGAATAG
- a CDS encoding RluA family pseudouridine synthase, giving the protein MDFKVFTAGKDDAGRRLDRVIKKIFTESQINSNIHGLIRKKLIRLNGVKTEASVLLQEGDRIEAAAFLFSSNDSAKEKLTAVKTDFPYKILFKNPDILFIGKPAGINVQPAASGETSVSSVIKDFFSSADSLAFTPAPLHRLDKNTSGVLAVSMSMKGARWFSENISSHKVQKIYLAVLNGVIDAEETWTDSMEDSGEEKNFRTSKVFLNKKGQTDTAKECITTVKPIKSGLFCKKNVTFCQITILTGRKHQIRAQSAARNHPLTGDSAYGGGSGKFFLHAWKIKFPEDNPLLLPEEICCPLPSDFDEFLKTNLKIQSSADII; this is encoded by the coding sequence ATGGATTTTAAGGTTTTTACAGCCGGAAAAGATGATGCCGGCCGGCGGCTTGATCGTGTAATAAAAAAGATTTTTACAGAATCACAAATTAATTCAAATATCCACGGGCTGATCAGAAAAAAACTGATTCGTCTTAACGGGGTAAAAACAGAAGCATCCGTTCTGCTTCAGGAAGGTGACAGAATTGAAGCAGCAGCCTTTTTGTTCAGCAGCAATGATTCCGCTAAAGAAAAATTAACTGCCGTGAAAACTGATTTTCCATATAAAATACTTTTTAAGAATCCTGACATTCTTTTTATAGGAAAACCTGCAGGGATAAATGTACAGCCGGCTGCTTCCGGAGAAACTTCAGTTTCATCAGTAATAAAAGATTTCTTTTCTTCTGCAGATTCCCTGGCCTTTACACCTGCCCCGCTTCACAGACTGGATAAGAATACATCAGGTGTTCTTGCTGTTTCCATGAGCATGAAGGGAGCAAGATGGTTTTCAGAAAACATTTCCTCTCACAAAGTACAGAAAATTTATCTTGCCGTATTAAACGGAGTTATAGACGCAGAAGAAACCTGGACAGACAGCATGGAAGATTCCGGTGAAGAAAAAAACTTCAGAACAAGTAAAGTATTTTTAAACAAAAAAGGCCAGACGGATACCGCAAAGGAATGCATCACTACCGTAAAACCAATAAAATCAGGACTCTTTTGTAAAAAAAATGTAACTTTTTGCCAGATTACGATTTTAACAGGCAGAAAGCATCAGATCAGGGCTCAGAGTGCAGCAAGAAATCATCCCCTTACAGGAGATTCTGCTTACGGTGGCGGCAGTGGAAAATTTTTCCTTCATGCATGGAAAATAAAGTTTCCGGAGGATAATCCCCTGTTACTTCCGGAAGAGATATGCTGTCCCCTTCCGTCTGATTTTGATGAATTTCTAAAAACAAACTTGAAAATACAAAGTTCAGCAGATATAATTTAA
- a CDS encoding lipid II:glycine glycyltransferase FemX: protein MASRRFLQDKFWVNFKGEHGWTPVFYENKDIHVSLMTRRFSLKIKKFSIAYVPMAPEYEGEVSEENTEKFFNRVNLISKNLLPLLPSDTICIRYDFPIDFDSIEQRNEFILSSRNSAVKAGCPALRHSPVAVQPPDTTVLDLSKSEEEILAGMKNKWRYNVRLAVKKNVSVESHDASEEDFGRYFNIFYSLFETTSKRDGVSFHDKKYYTDLLKMSAADKNNPKVTLYLAKHEDDYLAGIITLFCSGEAVYLYGASGNIKRNLMPAYLLQWTAIRDAKKYGCPYYDFYGMPPAADEKHPMHGLYLFKTGFGGKIIHRPGSYDYVLKNNWYAFYSAAEKLRAWWHKVFLKKIAGR, encoded by the coding sequence ATGGCAAGCAGAAGATTTTTACAGGACAAATTCTGGGTAAACTTTAAGGGAGAACATGGATGGACTCCTGTTTTCTATGAAAATAAGGACATCCATGTTTCTCTCATGACAAGAAGATTCTCGTTAAAAATAAAGAAATTTTCCATAGCCTATGTTCCTATGGCCCCTGAGTATGAAGGAGAAGTTTCAGAAGAAAATACTGAAAAGTTTTTTAACAGGGTAAACTTGATTTCAAAAAACCTTCTTCCTTTACTGCCATCTGATACAATATGTATACGTTATGATTTCCCGATTGATTTTGATTCAATTGAACAGAGAAATGAATTTATTTTATCTTCCAGGAACTCAGCGGTAAAAGCAGGCTGCCCTGCCCTCAGGCACAGTCCGGTAGCCGTTCAGCCTCCGGATACGACTGTATTGGACTTATCAAAATCTGAAGAAGAAATTCTTGCAGGAATGAAAAACAAGTGGCGATATAATGTCAGGCTTGCAGTAAAGAAAAATGTATCTGTAGAAAGCCATGATGCTTCAGAAGAAGATTTCGGCAGGTATTTTAATATATTTTACTCACTTTTTGAAACAACCTCAAAGAGAGACGGTGTCAGTTTTCACGATAAGAAATATTACACTGACCTTTTGAAAATGAGTGCTGCTGATAAAAATAATCCGAAAGTAACGCTCTATCTTGCAAAACATGAAGATGATTATCTTGCAGGTATAATTACACTGTTTTGTTCCGGTGAAGCTGTTTATCTTTATGGAGCAAGCGGAAACATTAAGCGCAACCTGATGCCGGCCTACCTTTTACAATGGACTGCAATACGTGATGCAAAAAAATATGGATGTCCGTATTATGATTTTTATGGCATGCCTCCTGCTGCTGATGAAAAACATCCGATGCACGGGCTTTATCTTTTTAAGACTGGCTTCGGCGGAAAAATAATACATCGTCCCGGCAGCTATGACTATGTCTTAAAAAATAACTGGTACGCTTTTTATTCTGCTGCAGAAAAATTAAGGGCCTGGTGGCATAAGGTCTTTTTGAAAAAAATAGCAGGAAGATAA
- a CDS encoding SLBB domain-containing protein, with protein sequence MKNIKYFVQTEKHEIKKSVRSFLPLYASIPLSQLDSGLYEPTVKAGDSVKEGQTIGVLTENDGSYGADVNASVSGKIDSITEILLPSGKISKAVKIKTGGSFKYLGKKLQETDWKSKSPENIVFELKDKGVVNTFNGTSSLADQIKNYTIQKNRFLIVRLFDEDPGIYTDLFVSKNYTAEVVKGAHVVSHAMKADGIIFVVSKNVFERPDVSYITDIPCLLCEADTGKYPSGSKQDLIKTIKKAESSINDKFRNVNTNCIFIDSVTAYSAWEACAAGIPVVERFVHVCGECINASAVLRVRIGTPLKDLVNQCGGLKTDSNLVIINGMLKGSAVPSLDITVTKSIKSIEFTKRTEFNDATISSCIHCGRCRSICPEHLYPDMIFHNRNDRDLINTAMLCSGCNLCNTVCPSRIALSQTISLVRGKNAI encoded by the coding sequence ATGAAAAATATAAAATATTTTGTTCAGACAGAAAAACATGAAATTAAAAAAAGCGTAAGATCTTTTTTACCGCTTTATGCGTCAATTCCTTTGAGCCAGCTTGACTCCGGTCTTTATGAACCTACTGTAAAAGCCGGTGATTCTGTAAAAGAAGGACAGACAATTGGCGTCCTTACTGAGAATGACGGTTCTTATGGAGCAGATGTAAATGCATCTGTTTCCGGAAAAATAGATTCTATTACTGAAATACTGCTTCCCAGTGGAAAAATTTCTAAGGCTGTTAAAATAAAAACAGGCGGAAGCTTTAAATATCTGGGAAAAAAACTTCAGGAAACCGACTGGAAGTCCAAGTCACCGGAAAATATTGTTTTTGAACTTAAGGATAAAGGTGTAGTTAATACTTTTAACGGTACCTCTTCTCTGGCAGACCAGATTAAAAACTATACCATCCAGAAAAACCGTTTCCTTATAGTAAGACTTTTTGATGAAGATCCAGGAATCTATACGGATTTATTTGTTTCAAAGAATTACACTGCAGAAGTTGTAAAGGGAGCCCATGTTGTCTCTCATGCAATGAAAGCAGACGGAATTATATTTGTTGTCTCTAAAAACGTATTTGAAAGGCCTGACGTCTCATATATAACAGATATTCCATGTCTTTTATGTGAAGCAGATACAGGTAAATATCCGTCAGGATCAAAACAGGATCTCATTAAAACAATAAAAAAAGCAGAATCTTCCATAAATGATAAGTTCCGCAATGTAAATACAAACTGCATATTCATAGACAGCGTTACCGCATATTCTGCATGGGAAGCATGTGCAGCAGGTATTCCTGTAGTAGAACGTTTTGTTCATGTATGCGGTGAATGTATAAATGCTTCTGCCGTGCTCCGCGTAAGGATAGGAACGCCTCTTAAGGATCTTGTAAATCAGTGCGGCGGCTTAAAGACTGACAGTAATCTTGTCATAATCAACGGAATGTTGAAGGGAAGTGCAGTTCCATCCCTTGATATCACTGTCACAAAATCAATTAAAAGTATTGAATTTACAAAGAGAACAGAATTTAATGATGCAACCATAAGCAGCTGCATTCACTGCGGAAGGTGCAGAAGTATTTGTCCAGAGCATCTTTATCCGGATATGATTTTTCATAACAGAAATGACAGGGATCTTATTAATACAGCCATGCTGTGTTCTGGTTGTAATCTGTGTAATACAGTCTGTCCGTCCAGAATTGCTTTAAGTCAGACAATTTCTTTAGTGAGGGGAAAAAATGCAATTTAA
- a CDS encoding RnfABCDGE type electron transport complex subunit D, with product MQFKTFSSKNSMTLTPYTFLTPSVATSSKIMIAMLLLQVILLAATKSFSALVTTFSALAASVACETVFKTGKNNFRTNYPVAVIQGLITGLLIPQNYPFLIVFIITFFCFLSGKYVFGSFASSWVNPAALTVAVLFFLDPSYFPSFTISAHSLQARNAALSLIQDGSVKIFTFDYKITDFLNKNIFSFFKISIPNGYISMILDSGSLIPAFRFNFLSLISLILFISYSILDFIIPSIFLLAYLLLVRLLLPNFINGTPLQGDMLLALLTSGTIFYSTYLLQWYGTTPLTKAGKIFYAFTAAVFAFIIIGFGTSSAGFIFIILIMNLISPMIQYFENRKALSSIKKYLLPKVNAVRENENV from the coding sequence ATGCAATTTAAAACCTTTTCCAGTAAAAACAGCATGACGCTTACTCCATATACATTTCTTACTCCGTCTGTAGCAACTTCATCCAAGATTATGATTGCAATGCTTTTGCTGCAGGTAATACTGCTTGCAGCAACAAAAAGTTTTTCCGCTCTCGTAACAACTTTCAGTGCTCTTGCAGCGTCTGTTGCCTGTGAGACTGTATTTAAAACGGGTAAGAATAATTTCAGGACAAATTATCCTGTTGCCGTAATTCAGGGACTGATTACAGGACTTCTCATACCTCAAAACTATCCGTTCCTGATTGTATTTATAATTACTTTTTTTTGTTTTCTCTCAGGTAAATATGTTTTTGGCAGTTTCGCTTCAAGCTGGGTGAATCCAGCTGCCCTTACAGTTGCAGTTCTGTTTTTTCTTGATCCGTCATATTTTCCGAGTTTTACCATTTCTGCACATTCCCTTCAGGCAAGAAATGCTGCTCTTTCGCTTATACAGGATGGAAGCGTAAAAATTTTCACTTTCGATTATAAAATAACTGATTTTCTTAATAAAAATATTTTTTCATTCTTTAAGATTTCAATTCCTAACGGATATATAAGCATGATTCTTGATTCCGGTTCATTAATTCCGGCCTTCAGATTTAATTTTCTCTCTTTGATTTCACTTATCCTGTTCATATCATATTCAATTCTGGATTTCATTATTCCTTCCATATTTTTACTTGCATATCTTCTGCTGGTAAGACTTCTTCTTCCGAATTTTATAAACGGTACGCCTCTGCAGGGAGATATGCTGCTCGCACTCCTTACGAGCGGAACCATCTTTTATTCTACGTATCTTCTTCAGTGGTATGGAACTACCCCCCTTACAAAAGCAGGGAAGATTTTCTATGCTTTCACAGCCGCAGTTTTTGCATTCATCATAATCGGATTCGGAACATCTTCAGCCGGCTTTATTTTTATAATTCTCATAATGAATCTTATTAGTCCGATGATTCAGTATTTTGAAAACAGAAAGGCATTATCATCAATTAAGAAGTATCTTCTTCCAAAAGTAAATGCCGTAAGGGAGAATGAAAATGTCTGA
- the pcnB gene encoding polynucleotide adenylyltransferase PcnB: MLFRYGTDEKGRPVKKAVIYTKEEHNIPLSSIDSDALFVISRLRDNGFSAYIVGGAVRDLLIGKTPKDFDIVTDATPSRIKRIFRNSRIIGKRFRLVHVFFGQKIFEVSTFRSTVAGSVGNTFGTMDEDVMRRDFSLNALYYDPFRQQIIDYVNGVKDIRAGVVKPIIPLDRIFVEDPVRMLRAVKYSSTTKCSLPRSLKKKIRESSSLLSPVSPSRLTEEVLKIINCGHSFEVVSAALDTDLYIYLQPAATNLMLENRKYAAAYLESLKELDKEVTENPNMKLGDKLYFILKDFVSSLTDWSREPKTASESSELFKRTWARCRNFVLPMNPQRTELEYAVVKILKSLGVSFKESKRRRRSQESSENQVSARKKRTVS, from the coding sequence GTGTTATTTAGATATGGAACTGATGAAAAGGGACGGCCTGTAAAAAAAGCCGTCATATATACAAAAGAAGAGCATAATATTCCGCTGTCGTCCATAGACAGCGATGCATTATTTGTAATAAGCAGACTCAGAGATAACGGATTTTCAGCATACATTGTAGGTGGTGCTGTAAGAGACCTTCTGATAGGTAAGACTCCAAAAGATTTTGATATAGTAACAGATGCCACACCAAGCAGGATTAAGCGTATTTTTCGTAATTCCCGCATAATCGGAAAAAGATTTCGTCTGGTACATGTTTTTTTCGGCCAGAAAATTTTTGAAGTATCAACCTTCCGTTCTACAGTTGCAGGTTCTGTAGGAAATACTTTCGGCACTATGGATGAGGACGTAATGAGAAGGGATTTTTCCCTTAATGCGCTTTATTACGATCCCTTCCGTCAGCAGATTATTGATTACGTAAACGGTGTAAAAGATATAAGGGCAGGGGTTGTTAAACCTATTATTCCACTGGACAGAATTTTTGTAGAAGATCCTGTCCGGATGCTGAGGGCCGTAAAATATTCCTCAACTACAAAATGTTCTCTTCCCCGTTCACTCAAGAAAAAAATACGTGAGTCTTCATCTCTTCTTTCTCCGGTTTCTCCTTCAAGACTTACAGAAGAAGTTCTGAAGATAATTAACTGCGGACATTCCTTTGAGGTAGTTTCTGCCGCACTTGATACGGATTTATATATTTATCTTCAGCCTGCAGCAACAAATCTCATGCTTGAGAACAGAAAATATGCAGCCGCATACCTTGAAAGTCTTAAAGAACTTGATAAAGAAGTAACAGAAAATCCAAATATGAAACTGGGAGACAAACTTTATTTCATACTTAAAGATTTTGTTTCTTCCCTTACAGACTGGAGCAGGGAACCTAAAACTGCATCGGAATCTTCTGAACTGTTTAAAAGAACATGGGCCCGCTGCCGTAATTTCGTTCTTCCAATGAATCCCCAGAGAACTGAACTGGAGTATGCTGTAGTAAAGATTTTGAAATCCCTGGGAGTAAGTTTTAAAGAAAGCAAGCGTCGCCGCCGCTCACAGGAAAGTAGTGAAAATCAGGTATCAGCAAGAAAAAAACGTACCGTCAGCTGA
- the metG gene encoding methionine--tRNA ligase — translation MKYFINKRRDWRKKMKRKLITSALPYVNNIPHLGNLIQMLSADVFARFCRSRGYETMYVCGTDEYGTATETRAIEMKKTPRELCDYYYGEHTKIYDWFHINFDKFGRTSNEECTEITQMLFKDLDAKGFIKEHTNSQLFCPHCNMFLADRFVYGTCPKCGSTKARGDQCDDCGSLLDPVELKEPKCATCGSTPVVKETKHLYIDLPSISSNLDSWMKKASIEGRWSDNAINITKAWIRDGLNERAITRDLKWGIPVPKEGYENKVFYVWFNAPIGYISITKQLADELIQKSKPSFDWKSWWIPSESKEAEGKDEVELFQFIGKDNIPFHTVIFPCTLLGSNHDWTKLYHMSSTEYLNYESGKFSKSRGVGVFGTDAIETGIKADAWRFYIFYNRPEKQDYQFTWKDFREKYNGELIGNLGNLINRTLLFVTKYYDSKIPEAPVDEELWSKIREHESKITEYLEWADLKDAFHEIFAISDIGNKAFQDGEPWKTRTENPEAAAKLIHNLCYMIKDLMILAHPYMPQFTETILSYFGKKINEPKYGEASVADGLCWKDIGCTEGLSSVENPSVFFTPLDQKTADAFKEKFSGSQKAREEKNNKNSKKEKKSSEKAVPVLAENQADFFNKNIELIAAKIVKIENNPDSDKLYVETLDDGSGTERIIQSGLRPYLKSEELLGKTIVLAANLAPRKMRGIESRGMLLAADYKDASGADKVEPLDVSWAKPGTKIILAGSDVNAVKPQEISADDFFKVQIKVVNKTAEISGVKLLADGKEITTVHAVNSEVN, via the coding sequence ATTAAGTATTTTATAAATAAAAGAAGAGACTGGAGAAAAAAAATGAAAAGAAAACTTATAACCTCTGCCCTGCCTTATGTAAACAATATTCCTCATCTGGGTAATCTCATCCAGATGCTCAGTGCTGATGTATTTGCAAGATTTTGCCGCAGCCGCGGTTATGAAACAATGTATGTATGTGGAACAGATGAATATGGAACGGCGACAGAAACCCGTGCCATAGAAATGAAAAAAACTCCGAGAGAATTGTGTGACTATTATTATGGTGAGCATACAAAAATTTATGACTGGTTTCATATTAATTTTGATAAATTCGGACGTACTTCTAATGAAGAATGTACTGAAATCACACAGATGCTTTTTAAGGATCTGGATGCAAAAGGATTTATAAAAGAACATACAAACAGTCAGCTTTTCTGCCCGCATTGCAATATGTTCCTGGCAGACAGATTTGTTTATGGAACCTGTCCTAAGTGCGGTTCTACTAAAGCAAGAGGAGATCAATGTGATGACTGCGGCTCCCTTCTTGATCCAGTTGAATTGAAGGAACCGAAATGTGCAACATGTGGATCTACTCCGGTTGTAAAAGAAACAAAACATCTTTATATAGATCTTCCTTCAATCAGTTCAAATCTTGATTCATGGATGAAAAAAGCCAGTATTGAAGGCCGCTGGTCTGATAATGCAATAAATATAACAAAAGCATGGATCCGTGACGGACTGAATGAACGTGCTATTACCCGTGATTTAAAATGGGGAATTCCTGTTCCAAAAGAAGGATACGAAAACAAAGTATTTTATGTATGGTTTAATGCTCCTATAGGTTATATTTCAATTACAAAACAGCTGGCTGATGAACTTATTCAGAAGAGCAAGCCGTCCTTCGACTGGAAAAGCTGGTGGATTCCTTCAGAAAGTAAAGAGGCAGAAGGAAAAGATGAAGTTGAACTGTTTCAGTTTATCGGTAAGGATAATATTCCTTTCCATACAGTTATTTTCCCTTGTACCCTTCTTGGTTCTAATCACGACTGGACTAAACTTTATCACATGTCTTCAACGGAGTACCTTAACTACGAATCCGGTAAATTCTCTAAGAGCCGTGGCGTAGGTGTTTTCGGTACTGATGCTATCGAAACAGGAATTAAAGCTGACGCATGGAGATTCTATATATTCTATAACCGTCCTGAAAAGCAGGACTATCAGTTTACGTGGAAGGATTTCCGTGAGAAGTATAATGGTGAACTTATCGGAAACCTCGGTAATCTTATAAACAGAACCCTTTTATTTGTAACAAAATATTATGACTCAAAGATTCCGGAAGCACCTGTTGATGAAGAACTCTGGTCTAAAATCAGGGAACATGAGTCTAAAATAACAGAATATCTTGAATGGGCAGATTTAAAGGATGCTTTCCATGAAATTTTTGCAATTTCAGATATTGGAAACAAAGCCTTCCAGGATGGAGAACCATGGAAAACCCGTACGGAAAATCCTGAGGCTGCTGCAAAACTCATTCATAATCTGTGCTATATGATAAAGGATCTTATGATTCTTGCTCATCCTTATATGCCTCAGTTTACAGAAACCATTCTTTCATATTTTGGCAAAAAGATTAATGAACCGAAATATGGAGAAGCTTCCGTGGCAGATGGACTTTGCTGGAAAGATATAGGATGTACGGAAGGACTTTCTTCTGTAGAAAATCCTTCTGTATTCTTTACACCTCTTGATCAGAAAACTGCTGATGCTTTTAAAGAAAAGTTTTCAGGTTCTCAGAAAGCAAGGGAAGAAAAAAATAATAAGAATTCTAAAAAGGAAAAGAAATCTTCAGAAAAGGCAGTACCTGTTCTTGCAGAAAACCAGGCTGATTTCTTTAATAAGAATATAGAACTTATTGCTGCTAAAATAGTTAAAATTGAAAATAATCCTGACAGTGATAAACTGTACGTTGAAACTCTTGATGATGGAAGCGGTACGGAACGTATCATTCAGTCCGGATTAAGACCATACCTTAAGAGTGAAGAACTTCTCGGCAAAACAATAGTTCTTGCTGCAAATCTTGCTCCAAGAAAAATGAGGGGAATCGAAAGCCGGGGTATGCTTCTTGCTGCTGATTATAAGGACGCTTCTGGAGCTGATAAGGTAGAGCCCCTTGATGTATCCTGGGCAAAACCTGGTACAAAAATTATTCTTGCAGGAAGTGATGTTAATGCAGTTAAACCTCAGGAAATTTCTGCTGATGATTTCTTTAAGGTGCAGATTAAAGTTGTCAATAAAACTGCTGAAATAAGTGGAGTAAAACTTCTTGCTGACGGTAAAGAGATAACAACAGTTCATGCCGTTAATTCAGAAGTAAACTGA
- a CDS encoding alpha-amylase/4-alpha-glucanotransferase domain-containing protein, with protein sequence MAFNICIKISADEACYMDIQKIEKEYQQSFKTAVSFLYSHPNFPVTLGLNGVVLSWLKKNHPEAIEVFRELISRKQIEFLGGGYYSPVFPLLFPVDRSGQIEKYTTTLKDCIGKRPNGISIFYDIWDPSLITTFQSCGMEYLILDSTLIPSNKSSYLPLIVSEQGKSLKVISSCKNLLPAQGETPEEYINRLKSLEKNNSSQIAVISFTFSDFIKFIKSDIGKYIASLLDKQNESDVNFTLPGLYIKNAVNFIRSYIPAGMNYDAAQWAKKAFVKSENKSRFPFTIHDYLNTYTENKKLCDKMMFISMLISQCHGGDKLRRNAASNKLWEAQSGFNFLNIPSGSPAIAEQRQNAYKALNEAEKLIRDCKNTSFHESFTSFDYNTDGLNEYVFQMEKLNAVINRKGGIVEEFDSMVSLANYAASLSRIENFDGSRDLYNRGLFIEHLLDDSEFQTYLQDKKTTSQVFSQTLFEEKKLETKRFFLLLEGKGNYSSLKTPVSLRKSFTVTSSGFMVQYILKNESPLSLKGNFVSELNFTQTNFSLADSEQQYSLELIEKSGTKKGTVQDCCCLNKEDVSNILIKDKKNGLSFVIEPNEECSFSSDVIDFVRPTDDDQTVRKTSRTLVASLYWNVDLGPGMEMEKNINLSVISVKKNKK encoded by the coding sequence ATGGCCTTTAATATTTGTATTAAAATTTCTGCTGATGAAGCGTGCTACATGGATATTCAAAAAATAGAAAAAGAATATCAGCAGAGTTTTAAGACAGCAGTAAGTTTTCTATATTCTCATCCGAATTTTCCAGTAACCCTTGGTCTTAACGGGGTCGTTCTGTCATGGCTTAAAAAAAATCATCCGGAAGCAATTGAAGTGTTCAGGGAACTTATCTCCAGAAAACAGATCGAGTTTCTTGGAGGAGGGTATTATTCTCCTGTATTTCCGCTTTTATTTCCTGTAGACAGAAGCGGACAGATAGAAAAATACACCACAACCCTGAAGGACTGCATAGGAAAAAGGCCTAACGGTATTTCTATTTTTTATGATATATGGGATCCTTCTCTCATTACGACATTTCAATCCTGTGGAATGGAATACCTTATTTTAGACAGCACTTTAATTCCGTCTAATAAATCATCATATCTTCCCCTTATTGTCAGTGAACAGGGAAAATCATTAAAGGTAATTTCTTCCTGTAAAAATCTTCTTCCTGCACAGGGAGAAACTCCAGAGGAATATATTAATCGTCTTAAGAGTCTTGAAAAAAACAATTCCAGCCAGATTGCAGTAATTTCCTTTACTTTTTCTGATTTCATAAAATTTATAAAAAGCGACATAGGAAAGTACATAGCCTCTCTTCTTGATAAACAGAATGAAAGTGATGTTAATTTTACATTGCCAGGGTTATATATAAAAAATGCCGTTAATTTTATCCGTTCTTACATTCCGGCCGGCATGAATTATGATGCAGCCCAGTGGGCAAAAAAAGCTTTCGTTAAAAGTGAGAATAAATCTCGTTTTCCTTTTACAATTCATGATTACCTTAATACTTACACTGAGAATAAAAAACTGTGTGACAAAATGATGTTTATCAGTATGCTTATTTCTCAGTGTCACGGCGGAGATAAACTCAGGCGTAATGCAGCAAGCAATAAACTTTGGGAAGCTCAAAGCGGTTTTAACTTTCTAAATATACCTTCAGGAAGTCCGGCAATTGCAGAACAGCGTCAGAATGCCTACAAGGCTCTTAATGAAGCAGAGAAACTCATAAGGGACTGTAAGAATACCAGTTTTCATGAATCCTTTACATCGTTTGATTACAATACGGACGGTCTTAATGAATATGTGTTCCAGATGGAAAAACTTAATGCTGTAATCAACAGAAAGGGTGGAATTGTAGAAGAATTTGATTCAATGGTTTCGCTTGCAAATTATGCTGCAAGTCTATCCAGAATAGAGAATTTTGACGGGTCAAGAGACTTATACAACAGGGGACTTTTTATAGAACATCTTCTGGATGACTCAGAATTTCAGACTTATCTTCAGGATAAAAAAACAACATCACAGGTATTCAGTCAGACTCTATTTGAAGAAAAAAAACTTGAAACAAAAAGATTTTTTCTGCTCCTGGAAGGCAAAGGAAATTATTCTTCCCTGAAGACACCGGTATCACTCAGAAAAAGTTTTACCGTAACTTCAAGCGGATTTATGGTACAGTACATTCTGAAAAATGAAAGTCCTTTGTCATTGAAAGGCAATTTTGTTTCTGAATTAAATTTTACGCAGACAAATTTTTCCCTTGCAGACAGTGAACAGCAATATTCTCTGGAACTTATAGAAAAAAGCGGAACTAAGAAAGGTACTGTTCAGGATTGCTGTTGTCTTAATAAGGAAGATGTTTCCAACATTCTTATAAAAGATAAAAAGAACGGCTTAAGTTTTGTTATAGAACCAAATGAAGAATGCTCTTTTTCGTCTGATGTAATCGATTTTGTAAGACCAACTGATGATGATCAAACTGTCAGAAAAACTTCCCGAACCCTGGTTGCATCCCTGTATTGGAATGTAGATTTAGGTCCGGGAATGGAAATGGAAAAAAACATAAACCTCAGTGTTATAAGTGTAAAGAAAAATAAAAAATAA